One window of Branchiostoma lanceolatum isolate klBraLanc5 chromosome 8, klBraLanc5.hap2, whole genome shotgun sequence genomic DNA carries:
- the LOC136440892 gene encoding histone H2A, embryonic-like → MSGRGKGGKARAKAKSRSSRAGLQFPVGRVHRFLRKGNYAQRVGGGAPVYLAAVLEYLTAEILELAGNAARDNKKTRIIPRHLQLAVRNDEELNKLLSGVTIAQGGVLPNIHAVLLPKKTASKSS, encoded by the coding sequence ATGTCCGGAAGAGGTAAAGGAGGCAAGGCCCGTGCAAAGgcaaagagccgttcttcccgtgcagGGCTTCAGTTCCCTGTCGGCCGTGTGCACCGTTTCCTGCGCAAGGGCAACTATGCTCAGCGTGTCGGTGGCGGCGCCCCAGTCTACCTGGccgccgtgctggagtacctgaccGCTGAGATCCTCGAGTTGGCCGGCaacgctgcccgtgacaacaagaagaccaggatCATCCCCCGTCATCTTCAGCTGGCCGTCCgtaacgacgaggagttgaacaagctctTGTCCGGCGTGACCATCGCCCAGGGAGGTGtgctgcccaacatccacgccgtgctcctgcccaagaagaccgctAGCAAATCTAGCTAG
- the LOC136440473 gene encoding histone H4 has product MSGRGKGGKGLGKGGAKRHRKVLRDNIQGITKPAIRRLARRGGVKRISGLIYEETRGVLKVFLENVIRDAVTYTEHAKRKTVTAMDVVYALKRQGRTLYGFGG; this is encoded by the coding sequence atgtctggacgtggcaaaggaggcaagggtcttggaaagggaggcgctaagcgtcatcGTAAGGTGTTGcgtgacaacatccagggcatcaccaagCCCGCTATCCGTCGTCTGGCCCGCCGTGGTGGTGTCAAGCGTATCTCAGGTctcatctacgaggagacccgtgGCGTCCTCAAGGTCTTCCTGGAGAACGTTATCCGTGATGCCGtcacctacaccgagcacgccaagcgcaagaccgTCACCGCCATGGACGTCGTCTACGCTCTGAAGCGCCAGGGCCGCActctgtacggcttcggcggctag
- the LOC136440134 gene encoding H(+)/Cl(-) exchange transporter 7-like, whose translation MAARQNGGADRTAQGADEKTPLLHNRRYRQESIGIDNSIQFDPEEPDYDSVIYSPQGSPEKESPQEKITEDTAKLLSAKYEGLDYDLVENSLFVKEAASNNKKLIRININRWVVMLMIGILTALVGVFIDIMVHQLAGLKYSLLKSWIDSCVEKGCLSIPFALWVAIDTLFVCFAAILVAYGEPVAAGSGIPQIKCYLNGVKVPHVVRIKTLISKVVGVVFSVAGGLAVGKEGPMIHSGAVIAAGISQGMSTTFKKDLKIFKYFRTDTEKRDFVSGGAAAGVSAAFGAPVGGVLFSLEEGASFWNQALTWRIFFCSVTTLFTLNIVLSVYFGRPGELAYPGLLNFGMFTGVSYFWYEIPLFLLMGVAGGLFGALFNSANHKICIFRMKYVYKPFMQVVEAMMVAIVTATLAFVSIYISRDCKPLGQDASEKPLQFFCSDGEYSTMATMMFQTPEQSVKSLFHDPPNSYHIVTLSVFCVIYFVLACWTYGLSVPSGLFIPSLLCGAGWGRLFGIGVSHLLPTIAWSAPGIYALMGAAAQLGGIVRMTISLTVILMEATGNVSYGLPLMLVLLVAKWVGDIFNEGLYDIHIRLMSVPILGWEPPATSTTISARQVMSHPVTTLQQVEKVGQIVEALKEPHSNHNGFPVVDVPDETDQVTSGRFRGLILRSHLLVLIKRKMFLERGQTGAIRRNLQMEDFREAYPRFPSIHELNISPEEMECSIDLRPYMNPAPYTVSEDASLHRVFRLFRALGLRHLVVVNKDNLVMGIVTRKDLARYRLVSLRSLDLEELQMSH comes from the exons ATGGCGGCAAGGCAAAATGGAGGAGCTGACAGAACGGCTCAGGGTGCTGACGAAAAAACGCCCCTTCTACACAACAGAAGATACAGACAAGAGAGTATTGGT ATTGACAACTCCATTCAATTCGACCCCGAGGAACCAGATTATGATTCTGTCATCTACTCCCCACAGGGATCACCAGAAAAG GAAAGCCCACAAGAGAAGATTACAGAGGATACAGCCAAGCTGCTGTCTGCAAAATATGAG GGGCTCGACTATGACCTGGTTGAAAACAGCCTTTTTGTTAAGGAAGCAGCTTCAAACAATAAG AAACTCATCCGTATCAATATCAACCGCTGGGTTGTGATGCTGATGATTGGCATCCTGACGGCGCTGGTGGGAGTTTTCATTGACATCATGGTGCATCAGCTGGCTGGACTCAAGTACAGTCTGCTCAAGTCAT GGATTGACAGTTGTGTGGAGAAAGGTTGCCTCTCCATCCCCTTTGCGCTGTGGGTCGCCATAGATACCCTGTTTGTGTGCTTCGCAGCAATCCTGGTGGCCTATGGGGAG CCTGTTGCAGCTGGCAGTGGGATACCACAGATCAAGTGCTACCTGAATGGTGTCAAGGTCCCACATGTGGTCAGGATTAAG ACCCTCATCAGTAAAGTGGTGGGCGTTGTCTTTTCTGTTGCCGGAGGACTTGCAGTTGGGAAG gaaGGTCCCATGATCCACTCTGGAGCAGTGATAGCCGCTGGGATTTCCCAGGGGATGTCAACAACATTCAAGAAAGACCTAAAG ATCTTTAAATACTTCAGAACAGACACAGAGAAGCGAGACTTTGTGTCAGGTGGGGCAGCAGCAGGTGTGTCCGCAGCTTTTGGGGCTCCAGTCG GTGGAGTCTTGTTTAGTTTGGAGGAGGGCGCCAGCTTCTGGAACCAGGCATTAACATGGAGAATT TTCTTCTGTTCTGTGACAACACTCTTCACCTTGAACATCGTGCTGAGTGTGTATTTTGGTCGACCCGGAGAGTTGGCCTATCCAGGATTACTCAATTTTGGCATGTTTACG GGCGTGAGTTACTTCTGGTATGAGATCCCCCTGTTCCTCCTGATGGGGGTGGCAG GTGGTTTGTTTGGGGCTCTCTTCAACTCTGCCAACCACAAGATCTGTATCTTCAGAATGAA gtACGTGTACAAGCCCTTCATGCAGGTGGTGGAGGCAATGATGGTTGCCATAGTAACAGCCACGTTGGCTTTTGTTTCAATTTACATCTCTCGAGACTGCAAACCCCTCGGTCAGGACGCTTCTGAGAAGCCACTCCAA TTCTTCTGCAGCGATGGTGAATACAGCACAATGGCAACCATGATGTTCCAGACACCAGAGCAGAGCGTCAAGAGTCTCTTCCACGACCCTCCCA ATTCTTACCACATTGTGACCCTGAGTGTGTTCTGTGTGATCTACTTCGTCCTGGCCTGCTGGACATATGGCCTGAGCGTGCCCAGTGGACTGTTCATCCCCAGTCTGTTATGCGGTGCAGGGTGGGGACGCCTGTTTGGTATCGGTGTCAGCCATTTGCTACCCACCATT GCCTGGTCAGCGCCTGGGATTTATGCCCTCATGGGAGCCGCTGCTCAACTAG GTGGCATTGTGCGTATGACCATCAGCCTGACTGTGATTCTGATGGAGGCGACCGGGAATGTCTCCTACGGCCTCCCGCTCATGCTGGTGCTGCTGGTAGCCAAGTGGGTGGGGGACATCTTCAACGAG GGTCTGTATGATATCCACATCCGGCTGATGAGTGTGCCCATCCTGGGGTGGGAGCCTCCAGCCACCTCCACCACCATCTCAGCAAG ACAGGTGATGAGCCATCCTGTGACGACCCTGCAGCAGGTGGAGAAGGTGGGGCAGATAGTGGAGGCTCTGAAGGAACCGCATTCCAACCATAACGGCTTCCCTGTGGTGGATGTACCTGATGAG ACTGACCAGGTGACGTCAGGTCGGTTCCGTGGGCTCATCCTCAGATCTCACCTACTGGTCCTCATCAAAAGGAAG ATGTTTCTGGAAAGAGGCCAGACTGGGGCCATCAGAAGAAACCTTCAGATGGAGGACTTCAGAGAAGCCTACCCAAG GTTCCCATCCATCCATGAGCTCAACATATCACCTGAAGAAATGGAGTGCTCCATTGACCTTCGACCTTATATGAACCCAGCTCCCTACACCGTGTCTGAG GATGCATCCTTGCATAGAGTCTTCCGACTGTTCCGGGCCCTGGGCTTGAGACATCTGGTTGTAGTCAACAAAGATAATCTG GTGATGGGGATAGTGACCAGGAAGGATCTGGCCAGGTACAGATTAGTCAGCCTACGGAGTTTGGACCTGGAGGAGCTGCAGATGTCACACTAA